From a region of the Thiohalobacter sp. genome:
- a CDS encoding DUF6776 family protein — protein sequence MDAHRTEVFVYRAWKLRMALALLAVLALVGGWQLYRMGGSHAEAELLRLGAERDRLAQELAAAHERLAEAERSLALLQRARQVDEAAYAEIRRDRAALEQQIHDLQKELTFYRGIMAPETSRIGLQAQGFVVEPIPGLENGYRFRLVLVQIKKNDRVASGRVRLAVTGQQGGAAKTLEQADISADASRDFKYRFRYFQNIQGEWRFPPGFVPERVTVKAIPSRRGADPLEWTFEWPAEHPQAPA from the coding sequence ATGGATGCCCATCGCACCGAGGTCTTCGTCTACCGTGCCTGGAAACTTCGGATGGCGCTGGCCCTGCTCGCGGTGCTGGCCCTGGTCGGCGGCTGGCAACTGTATCGCATGGGCGGCAGTCATGCCGAGGCCGAGCTGCTGCGGCTCGGCGCCGAGCGCGATCGACTGGCGCAGGAACTGGCGGCGGCACACGAGCGTCTGGCGGAGGCCGAGCGCTCGCTGGCGCTGCTCCAGCGTGCGCGCCAGGTCGACGAGGCGGCCTACGCGGAGATCCGTCGTGACCGGGCAGCGCTGGAGCAGCAGATCCACGACCTGCAGAAGGAACTCACGTTCTACCGGGGCATCATGGCCCCGGAAACCAGCCGTATCGGCCTTCAGGCCCAGGGGTTCGTGGTCGAGCCGATCCCCGGGCTGGAGAACGGCTACCGGTTCCGGCTGGTGCTGGTGCAGATCAAGAAGAACGACCGCGTCGCGAGCGGGCGGGTGCGGCTGGCGGTCACCGGCCAGCAGGGCGGGGCCGCAAAGACGCTCGAGCAGGCGGACATCAGCGCCGACGCAAGCCGTGATTTCAAGTACCGTTTCCGCTATTTCCAGAATATCCAGGGGGAATGGCGGTTCCCGCCCGGCTTCGTGCCCGAGCGCGTGACTGTGAAGGCGATCCCGTCACGGCGCGGCGCCGATCCGCTAGAATGGACCTTTGAATGGCCGGCGGAGCACCCGCAGGCGCCGGCCTGA